In a single window of the Halopiger xanaduensis SH-6 genome:
- a CDS encoding fumarylacetoacetate hydrolase family protein gives MQFVRFATDGSVRWGVTVDDQTYDLTRFGEPSLEELASPGYRRRIRRAVETGELPEIDDPEDRLAPVPSSAVDQIICVGLNYHDHAEEQDEEIPKKPMLFAKSPSTVTDPGAPIVHPDDVEQVDYEVELGIVIGRTACEVSAEEAEEYIAGYTVIDDVSARDAQFEDGQFFRGKSYDTFAPMGPALTSPDAVDPNDLEVELRLNGEVKQESTTAEFIFDVGEVVEYISNFTTLQPGTVISTGTPGGVGIFRDPPELLSPGDTVEAEIEGIGTLENPVVGTEE, from the coding sequence ATGCAATTCGTTCGATTCGCGACCGACGGTAGCGTCCGTTGGGGCGTAACGGTCGACGACCAGACGTACGATCTGACCCGGTTCGGCGAGCCGTCCCTCGAGGAACTCGCGTCGCCGGGATACCGACGCCGAATCCGTCGCGCCGTCGAGACGGGAGAACTTCCCGAAATCGACGACCCCGAGGACCGGCTCGCGCCGGTGCCGTCGTCGGCGGTCGACCAGATTATCTGCGTCGGTCTGAACTACCACGACCACGCCGAGGAGCAGGACGAGGAGATTCCCAAGAAACCCATGCTGTTCGCGAAGTCGCCGTCGACGGTCACCGACCCCGGTGCGCCGATCGTCCACCCCGACGACGTCGAGCAGGTCGACTACGAAGTCGAACTGGGAATCGTCATCGGCCGCACCGCCTGCGAGGTCTCGGCCGAGGAGGCCGAGGAATACATCGCGGGCTACACCGTCATCGACGACGTCAGCGCGCGCGACGCCCAGTTCGAGGACGGCCAGTTCTTCCGCGGGAAGAGCTACGACACGTTCGCGCCGATGGGGCCCGCCCTGACGAGCCCCGACGCCGTCGACCCCAACGATCTCGAGGTCGAACTGCGCCTCAACGGCGAGGTCAAGCAGGAGTCGACGACCGCGGAGTTCATCTTCGACGTCGGCGAGGTCGTCGAGTACATCAGCAACTTCACGACGCTGCAGCCGGGGACGGTCATCTCGACCGGCACGCCCGGCGGCGTCGGTATCTTCCGCGATCCGCCGGAACTCCTCTCGCCGGGCGACACCGTCGAAGCCGAAATCGAGGGCATCGGCACGCTCGAGAATCCGGTCGTCGGCACGGAAGAGTAG
- the rhcD gene encoding L-rhamnonate dehydratase (part of the rhamnose catabolism pathway): MEITDVSATKISNESWGEFIEFPLVTIMSKYDEYRNVDGENPQARRKWMGPVGDVVVEIETDAGITGVGVGNWGSGAIATVVEETLSKIVMGEDPTQREKLWEQMYRATLPFGRKGVAVMAISAVDQALWDIAGKEADKPVYELLGGPTTDEIPAYASNLHPVDMEKLEREAIQYAEEGFDAVKLRFLHGPEAGRSGMKKNEEIVKTVRDAVGDELEIAADAYMGWSVRYAKKMLDRLEPYDMAWVEEPVIADDIDGYAEVREAAPMPISGGEHEFTRWGHEDLLEAEAVDILQPDVGRVGGITEMMKVADMAEVHDVPVIPHAGTNPTLHAIAAHTNMPMAEYFPTPEWFEEQQEEQESTYADAIFENPPSPEDGSIPLPDEPGISTQLNHEALEHFAVE, translated from the coding sequence ATGGAAATCACAGACGTCAGTGCAACCAAGATCAGCAACGAGTCGTGGGGCGAGTTCATCGAGTTCCCGCTCGTGACGATCATGTCGAAGTACGACGAGTATCGCAACGTCGACGGCGAGAACCCGCAGGCCCGCCGCAAATGGATGGGTCCTGTCGGCGACGTCGTCGTCGAGATCGAGACGGACGCCGGCATCACCGGCGTCGGCGTCGGGAACTGGGGAAGCGGCGCCATCGCCACCGTCGTCGAGGAGACGCTCTCGAAGATCGTGATGGGCGAAGACCCCACCCAGCGCGAGAAACTCTGGGAACAGATGTACCGCGCGACGCTGCCGTTCGGTCGGAAGGGCGTCGCCGTCATGGCGATCAGCGCGGTCGACCAGGCCCTGTGGGACATCGCGGGCAAGGAAGCCGACAAACCGGTCTACGAACTGCTCGGCGGTCCCACTACCGACGAGATCCCCGCCTACGCGTCGAACCTCCACCCCGTCGACATGGAGAAACTCGAGCGCGAGGCCATCCAGTACGCCGAGGAGGGCTTCGACGCGGTGAAGCTGCGCTTCCTCCACGGACCCGAGGCCGGCCGCTCGGGGATGAAGAAAAACGAGGAGATCGTCAAGACGGTCCGCGACGCCGTCGGCGACGAACTCGAGATCGCGGCCGACGCCTACATGGGCTGGTCGGTCCGCTACGCAAAGAAGATGCTCGACCGCCTCGAGCCCTACGACATGGCGTGGGTCGAAGAGCCGGTCATCGCCGACGACATCGACGGCTACGCCGAGGTCCGCGAGGCCGCGCCGATGCCGATCTCCGGCGGCGAGCACGAGTTCACCCGCTGGGGCCACGAGGACCTTCTCGAGGCCGAAGCCGTCGACATCCTGCAGCCCGACGTCGGTCGCGTCGGCGGCATTACCGAGATGATGAAGGTCGCCGACATGGCCGAAGTGCACGACGTCCCCGTGATCCCCCACGCCGGTACGAACCCGACGCTGCACGCCATCGCGGCGCACACGAACATGCCGATGGCGGAGTACTTCCCGACGCCCGAGTGGTTCGAGGAGCAGCAGGAGGAGCAGGAGTCGACCTACGCCGACGCCATCTTCGAGAACCCGCCTTCCCCCGAGGACGGGTCGATCCCGCTCCCCGACGAACCCGGCATCAGTACGCAGCTGAACCACGAGGCGCTCGAGCACTTCGCCGTGGAGTGA
- a CDS encoding family 43 glycosylhydrolase — protein MTWNPLPDESSPSFVIEDAPAPLFRDPVFDGAADPSIMWNPELEEWWICYTQRRANVGTADKGWIHGSDIGIATSDDGGRSWLYRGTLELSIEPGHNTYWAPEIVHHDGTYHLFVSYITGIPSDWDRPRDIVHFTNDRLALEGWTFEGVCDLEHDRVIDPDVHRLDDGTWRMWYKHDQEAVTVTADSEDLTSWAPESEPTLEEPPHEAPIVFEWKEYYWLLADSWDGLSVWRSPDGDEWTRQEGRLLDDPGSRPGDDWQGGHPDAFVVDGDAYVLYHVHQSTDEPHAQLDDTGRARQTALQVAELGLEDGWLTCARDAYAE, from the coding sequence ATGACGTGGAACCCGCTTCCCGACGAGTCCAGTCCGTCGTTCGTGATCGAAGACGCGCCCGCACCGCTGTTTCGCGATCCGGTCTTCGACGGCGCGGCGGATCCGTCAATCATGTGGAATCCGGAACTTGAGGAGTGGTGGATCTGCTACACGCAGCGGCGCGCGAACGTGGGCACTGCAGACAAAGGCTGGATCCACGGGAGCGATATCGGTATCGCCACCTCCGACGACGGCGGCCGGTCGTGGCTCTATCGGGGCACCCTCGAGCTGTCGATCGAACCCGGACACAACACCTACTGGGCGCCGGAGATCGTCCACCACGACGGCACCTACCACCTTTTCGTGAGCTATATCACCGGTATCCCCTCGGACTGGGACCGGCCCCGCGACATCGTCCACTTCACGAACGACCGGCTCGCCCTCGAGGGGTGGACGTTCGAGGGCGTCTGCGACCTCGAGCACGACCGCGTCATCGATCCGGACGTCCACCGGCTGGACGACGGCACGTGGCGAATGTGGTACAAGCACGACCAGGAGGCCGTCACCGTCACCGCCGACAGCGAGGATCTCACGTCGTGGGCGCCGGAATCGGAACCGACGCTCGAGGAGCCGCCCCACGAGGCGCCGATCGTCTTCGAGTGGAAGGAGTACTACTGGCTGCTGGCGGACTCGTGGGACGGGCTCAGCGTCTGGCGGTCGCCGGACGGCGACGAGTGGACGCGACAGGAGGGACGATTGCTCGACGACCCCGGCTCGCGACCCGGCGACGACTGGCAGGGCGGCCACCCCGATGCGTTCGTCGTCGACGGCGACGCCTACGTCCTTTACCACGTCCACCAGTCGACGGACGAACCCCACGCACAGCTCGATGACACCGGCCGGGCCCGACAGACGGCGCTGCAAGTCGCCGAACTGGGACTCGAGGACGGGTGGCTGACCTGCGCTCGCGACGCCTACGCTGAGTGA
- a CDS encoding SDR family NAD(P)-dependent oxidoreductase: MGSSEYDFAGETVIVTGGSSGIGRAVARRFGDAGATVLVADIRESPKGDDDRAPTHERIERDGGEARFVQTDVSDSADLEALVEAAREFGGVDVMVNNAGIFRGGSLLDLDVETFDTVYETNARSVFAGCQAAAADMADRGVSGSIINTASISSEYAQVGHAAYDPSKAAIMMLTRVAALECTEYDIRVNAVAPGPVATQISTENDGSTTDRSAFQKQNPMGRRASPDEIAGSYLYLASDDASFVTGHMLYVDGGHAIY; this comes from the coding sequence ATGGGCTCGAGCGAGTACGATTTTGCCGGCGAGACGGTCATCGTGACGGGCGGTAGTTCGGGTATCGGCCGAGCGGTCGCCCGGCGGTTCGGCGACGCCGGAGCAACGGTCCTCGTCGCCGACATCCGCGAATCGCCGAAAGGTGACGACGACCGCGCGCCGACGCATGAACGAATCGAACGCGACGGCGGCGAGGCTCGATTCGTCCAGACGGACGTCTCCGACTCGGCGGATCTCGAGGCGCTCGTCGAGGCGGCCCGCGAGTTCGGCGGCGTCGACGTCATGGTGAACAACGCGGGGATCTTTCGGGGTGGCTCGCTGCTGGATCTCGACGTCGAAACGTTCGATACGGTCTACGAGACGAACGCTCGAAGCGTCTTCGCGGGCTGTCAGGCGGCCGCCGCCGATATGGCCGACCGCGGCGTTTCCGGGTCGATCATCAACACCGCCTCGATCAGTTCCGAGTACGCGCAGGTCGGCCACGCCGCCTACGATCCCTCGAAAGCGGCGATCATGATGCTCACCCGCGTCGCGGCCCTCGAGTGCACCGAGTACGATATTCGCGTCAACGCCGTCGCTCCCGGCCCCGTCGCGACGCAGATCAGCACCGAAAACGACGGCTCGACTACCGACCGGTCGGCGTTTCAAAAGCAAAATCCGATGGGCCGGCGGGCGTCGCCGGACGAGATCGCCGGCTCCTACCTCTACCTGGCCAGCGACGACGCGTCGTTCGTCACCGGCCACATGCTCTACGTCGACGGCGGGCACGCGATCTACTGA
- a CDS encoding zinc-dependent alcohol dehydrogenase, protein MKAIVHTGPRSIEIREREKPTVAADEVLVQVNSAGLCGSDAHAYTYEDGYEWIPLPRIMGHEYSGEVVEVGADVTDFDVGDHVVEEPIHDCGSCFQCKNGQPNVCQNFEITGMHNDGAYTEYTTVKPKDLHHIPDSVPLRQASITEPLSIATRAVFDQSTVTPGDLVLVEGPGPIGVLVAAVADSMGANVVVSGLGKDTEYRLPLVERLGIDTIDVENDDLEALVDAKADGGGFDVVFDTTGHKTGVEMGVEHVRKGGQVVVVGLPGAPSELFMTPVVRGEIMVNTSYGSTWQNFEQAIRLLDSGEIDADKIIDTSYSVDEPTAAFEAFLESETCKPVFSFSDL, encoded by the coding sequence ATGAAGGCTATAGTTCACACCGGACCCAGATCTATCGAAATCCGCGAACGAGAAAAACCGACGGTCGCCGCCGACGAAGTGCTCGTCCAAGTCAACTCCGCAGGCCTGTGCGGCAGCGACGCCCACGCCTATACGTACGAAGACGGCTACGAGTGGATCCCGCTGCCCCGCATTATGGGCCACGAGTACTCCGGCGAGGTCGTCGAGGTCGGCGCCGACGTCACCGATTTCGACGTCGGCGACCACGTCGTCGAAGAACCGATTCACGACTGCGGCTCGTGTTTTCAGTGCAAAAACGGCCAGCCCAACGTCTGCCAGAACTTCGAGATCACGGGGATGCACAACGACGGTGCGTACACCGAGTACACGACCGTCAAACCCAAAGACTTGCACCACATCCCCGACAGCGTCCCGCTCAGACAGGCCAGCATCACCGAGCCGCTGAGCATCGCGACGCGAGCGGTGTTCGACCAGTCGACCGTCACGCCCGGCGACCTCGTCCTCGTCGAAGGCCCCGGCCCGATCGGCGTCCTGGTCGCGGCCGTCGCCGACTCGATGGGCGCGAACGTCGTCGTCTCGGGGCTCGGCAAGGACACCGAGTACCGACTGCCGCTCGTCGAACGGCTCGGCATCGACACGATCGACGTCGAGAACGACGATCTCGAGGCGCTCGTCGACGCGAAGGCCGACGGCGGCGGCTTCGACGTCGTCTTCGATACGACCGGCCACAAGACGGGCGTCGAAATGGGCGTCGAGCACGTCCGCAAGGGCGGCCAGGTCGTCGTCGTCGGGCTTCCCGGCGCGCCGAGCGAACTGTTCATGACGCCGGTCGTCCGCGGCGAAATCATGGTAAACACGTCGTACGGTTCGACCTGGCAGAATTTCGAGCAGGCGATCCGCCTGCTGGATAGCGGCGAAATCGACGCGGACAAAATCATCGATACCTCCTACAGCGTCGACGAACCGACTGCGGCGTTCGAAGCGTTCCTCGAGTCCGAGACCTGCAAACCGGTCTTTTCGTTCTCGGACTTATAG
- a CDS encoding LLM class flavin-dependent oxidoreductase, with protein MSDDITFEYNVPVFAGAPDEGDDEPVHRDTPRYERLDWETTKEGILKAEELGFDAAWAPDHLMLGRDHAEYEVWTLLSAMAGFTDDINLGSLVLCNDYRNPALVAKMAATLDVISDGRLELGLGAGWHEPEYDAYGWEYRDGFERLMRLDEGIRLMKEMWASDVGEGATFEGERYQIEDAYCDPGPVQDPHPPILVGGQGEQVTLKLVAKHADVWNTDVFNGDVDTLEHKIGVIEDHCETVGRDPDEIEYSWDGHVICTRDEEKLESLIDLMTPIQFEEEYQDQAPIETEEDAREFFIMGTPEECAEAIERRIEAGVTKFQGWFIDFPETDGMELFADEVMPQFQ; from the coding sequence ATGTCCGACGACATCACATTCGAGTACAACGTGCCGGTGTTCGCCGGCGCGCCGGACGAGGGCGACGACGAGCCGGTACACCGCGATACGCCCCGCTACGAGCGACTGGACTGGGAGACGACGAAGGAGGGCATCCTGAAAGCCGAGGAACTGGGCTTCGACGCCGCGTGGGCGCCCGACCACCTCATGCTCGGGCGCGACCACGCCGAGTACGAGGTCTGGACGCTGCTGTCAGCGATGGCCGGGTTCACCGACGACATCAATCTCGGCTCGCTCGTGCTCTGTAACGACTACCGAAACCCCGCCTTAGTCGCGAAGATGGCCGCGACGCTGGACGTCATCTCCGACGGCCGCCTCGAGCTCGGCCTCGGTGCGGGCTGGCACGAGCCCGAGTACGACGCCTACGGCTGGGAGTACCGCGACGGCTTCGAGCGGCTGATGCGCCTCGACGAGGGCATCCGGCTGATGAAGGAGATGTGGGCGAGCGACGTCGGCGAGGGCGCGACCTTCGAAGGCGAGCGCTACCAGATCGAGGACGCCTACTGCGACCCCGGTCCCGTCCAGGATCCTCACCCGCCGATCCTGGTCGGCGGCCAAGGCGAACAGGTGACGCTGAAACTCGTCGCCAAACACGCCGACGTCTGGAACACCGACGTCTTCAACGGCGATGTCGACACCCTCGAGCACAAGATCGGAGTCATCGAGGACCACTGTGAGACGGTCGGCCGCGACCCCGACGAGATCGAGTACTCCTGGGACGGTCACGTCATCTGCACCCGCGACGAGGAGAAACTCGAGTCGCTGATCGACCTGATGACGCCGATTCAGTTCGAAGAGGAGTACCAGGATCAGGCGCCGATCGAGACCGAGGAAGACGCTCGCGAGTTCTTCATCATGGGAACGCCCGAGGAGTGCGCCGAGGCGATCGAACGCCGGATCGAGGCCGGCGTCACGAAGTTCCAGGGCTGGTTCATCGACTTCCCGGAGACCGACGGGATGGAACTGTTCGCCGACGAAGTCATGCCGCAGTTCCAGTAA
- a CDS encoding glycoside hydrolase family 43 protein, with the protein MFVLAHFRTDSEALHYAVSDDGYEWEPINGGDAVLRSDVGAESIRDPFLIEDRNGTYHLLGTDGWQSENVVHATSGDLIEWSDPELIPVMEGVPGVRNAWAPECFYDRGVGVYRLVWSSTVDPSDATAVRDHRIWTCSTADFETYSAPATLFDPGYNVIDACVVRVDDEYLMAFKDERGENTVDTDHKDVRLATAPSGGGPFGDVMDPVTPSPVEGPTVFHNGEEWLMLYDRFVEGRYGASRSDDARHWEVCDSMMDFPDGLRHGDVIEVPDDVGERLRDTF; encoded by the coding sequence GTGTTCGTACTCGCTCACTTTCGGACCGACTCGGAGGCGCTGCACTACGCGGTTAGCGACGACGGTTACGAGTGGGAGCCGATAAACGGCGGCGACGCGGTGCTCCGAAGCGACGTCGGCGCCGAGAGTATCCGCGATCCGTTCCTGATCGAAGATCGAAACGGCACCTATCACCTGCTCGGAACGGACGGATGGCAAAGCGAGAACGTCGTCCACGCGACCTCCGGCGATCTGATCGAGTGGTCCGATCCCGAACTGATTCCGGTGATGGAGGGCGTCCCCGGCGTCCGGAACGCGTGGGCGCCGGAGTGTTTTTACGATCGGGGGGTCGGGGTCTACCGTCTCGTCTGGTCGTCGACGGTCGATCCGAGCGACGCGACGGCGGTCCGCGATCACCGGATCTGGACGTGCTCGACGGCGGATTTCGAGACCTACAGCGCGCCGGCTACGCTCTTCGATCCCGGATACAATGTCATCGACGCCTGTGTGGTCCGCGTCGACGACGAGTACCTGATGGCGTTCAAGGACGAACGCGGCGAGAACACCGTCGACACCGACCACAAGGACGTTCGCCTCGCGACGGCACCCAGTGGGGGCGGGCCGTTCGGCGACGTGATGGACCCAGTGACGCCGTCCCCCGTGGAAGGTCCGACCGTGTTCCACAACGGCGAGGAGTGGCTCATGCTCTACGACCGCTTCGTCGAGGGCCGCTACGGCGCGTCTCGCAGCGACGACGCCCGACACTGGGAGGTCTGCGACTCGATGATGGACTTTCCCGACGGGCTTCGCCACGGCGACGTGATCGAAGTCCCCGACGACGTCGGCGAACGGCTCCGAGATACGTTTTAG
- a CDS encoding oligogalacturonate lyase family protein, which produces MTPTDTIAQGPRAGSTWPAEWEEYDDPHTGARVTRLTNHPDDDLHLYFTEDGWYDDGRRLLFRSDRTGSRQLFSIDLESGLITQVTALEGFQGQTSIHHETSDAYFWVDDNLVRFDLERLEVTDVLYEAPEGYEGGSMDVNADGTVVYAAVVEADMDLPGEKPWMDEMMEARPHTRILAVPIDGDGDPELIHEEDRWVSSHVNASPTRPELFTFCQEGPWDGVEHRIWVADTESGDIWKVREVPENAGIGHEYWMTDGERIGYHGSMRDPQGRDQVDEPEPFIGSVRYDDTDRRETDLPDEVYALTHTHANSPELLVCDGSFTGLPYNILYRWNEDAGEYEGPRALATVDWNPESPHPHSRFSPDGSQVVFDSDRYDGSSNIYLVDVPDFESLPEYEPSEWD; this is translated from the coding sequence ATGACACCGACAGATACGATCGCGCAGGGACCCAGAGCGGGAAGCACCTGGCCCGCCGAGTGGGAGGAGTACGACGACCCACACACGGGCGCCCGAGTGACGCGCCTGACGAACCACCCCGACGACGACCTCCACCTCTACTTCACCGAGGACGGTTGGTACGACGACGGCCGCCGGCTGCTGTTTCGCAGCGACCGGACGGGGAGCCGACAGCTGTTCTCGATCGACCTCGAGTCGGGGCTGATCACGCAAGTCACGGCGCTCGAGGGATTTCAGGGCCAAACCTCGATTCACCATGAGACCTCGGACGCGTACTTCTGGGTCGACGACAACCTAGTCCGGTTCGATCTCGAGCGCCTCGAAGTGACGGACGTCCTCTACGAGGCGCCCGAGGGGTACGAAGGCGGATCGATGGACGTCAACGCCGACGGGACCGTCGTCTACGCGGCGGTCGTTGAGGCGGACATGGACCTCCCAGGCGAAAAGCCGTGGATGGACGAGATGATGGAAGCGCGGCCGCACACGAGGATTCTCGCCGTGCCGATCGACGGGGACGGCGACCCCGAACTGATACACGAGGAAGACCGCTGGGTGAGCAGCCACGTCAACGCCTCGCCGACCCGACCCGAGCTCTTCACGTTCTGCCAGGAGGGGCCGTGGGACGGCGTCGAACACCGGATCTGGGTGGCCGATACCGAATCCGGCGACATCTGGAAGGTCCGCGAGGTCCCCGAAAATGCCGGCATCGGCCACGAGTATTGGATGACCGACGGCGAGCGGATCGGTTACCACGGCTCGATGCGCGATCCGCAGGGCCGCGATCAGGTGGACGAGCCGGAGCCGTTCATCGGCAGCGTCCGCTACGACGACACCGACCGCCGCGAAACCGATCTTCCGGACGAGGTGTACGCGCTGACCCACACCCACGCGAACTCGCCCGAATTGCTCGTCTGCGACGGCTCCTTTACGGGACTTCCCTACAACATCCTCTACCGGTGGAACGAGGACGCGGGCGAGTACGAGGGCCCGCGCGCCCTCGCAACCGTCGACTGGAACCCCGAGAGTCCCCACCCCCACTCGCGGTTCAGCCCGGACGGCTCGCAGGTCGTGTTCGATTCGGACCGGTACGACGGCTCGAGCAACATCTACCTCGTCGACGTCCCGGACTTCGAGTCGCTGCCGGAATACGAGCCCTCGGAGTGGGACTGA
- a CDS encoding amidohydrolase family protein: MLDTHTHAWTRPNREHPWVNGPLVETVDEFSVDTVYDADALHADMDAIGVDEAVVVGYPICEWTDNWYTVECAAEYDDLYGIVMLDQFADDAADQLRSCMATDGVLGFRLGAICPYDRMWETFDPSVTWLEDAIDEPEFWDAARETDALVQLLAHHDQLDQVVDLIETYPDLSYALDHFCHAGPDTDPDEVFAPLETLAADEYDVAVKISEIVHRSEEEFPYADMHDHVRWLLETFGRERVVWGSDFPNVSDEAGYEESLQWLEHVEFLSQKDREWLTERSFTDLAGI; encoded by the coding sequence GTGCTGGATACCCACACGCACGCGTGGACGCGACCGAATCGAGAGCACCCCTGGGTCAACGGCCCGCTCGTGGAGACCGTCGACGAGTTTTCCGTCGACACCGTCTACGACGCCGACGCGCTGCACGCGGACATGGACGCGATCGGCGTCGACGAGGCCGTCGTCGTCGGTTACCCGATCTGCGAGTGGACCGACAACTGGTACACCGTAGAGTGCGCCGCCGAGTACGACGACCTCTACGGCATCGTCATGCTCGATCAGTTCGCCGACGATGCGGCCGACCAGTTGCGGTCGTGCATGGCGACCGACGGCGTCCTCGGCTTCCGACTCGGGGCGATCTGTCCCTACGATCGGATGTGGGAAACCTTCGACCCGAGCGTAACGTGGCTCGAGGACGCGATCGACGAGCCCGAGTTCTGGGACGCCGCTCGCGAAACCGACGCGCTGGTTCAACTCCTCGCCCACCACGACCAGCTGGATCAGGTCGTCGACCTGATCGAGACGTACCCCGATCTCAGCTACGCGCTCGATCACTTCTGTCACGCCGGTCCCGATACGGATCCCGACGAGGTGTTCGCGCCGCTCGAGACCCTCGCCGCTGACGAGTACGACGTCGCCGTGAAAATCTCGGAGATCGTCCACCGCTCCGAGGAGGAGTTCCCCTACGCCGACATGCACGACCACGTCCGCTGGCTCCTCGAGACGTTCGGCCGCGAACGGGTCGTCTGGGGCTCGGACTTCCCGAACGTCAGCGACGAGGCCGGTTACGAGGAGAGTCTGCAGTGGCTCGAGCACGTCGAGTTCCTCTCGCAGAAAGATCGAGAGTGGCTCACCGAGCGGTCGTTCACGGATCTGGCGGGGATCTAA